One region of Metallosphaera sedula DSM 5348 genomic DNA includes:
- a CDS encoding PIG-L deacetylase family protein: MKVLVIAPHPDDETLCCGGSIIRHVTRGDEVHVIVVTDGRYGAPKEELRGSKELVEMRMRELHRAVRRLGLTPNDVTFLGFEDAHVKYRVKEVTDALRDVVRDLNASLLYSPLPYDGHPDHSTVGKIVTGINVMTRFYLIWIPIGTRKVGLLPLRRWKRVKVNIEEYREKKVEALNEYRSQLGGLTRILERLTGKYETFYLRDTSTP, translated from the coding sequence TTGAAAGTCCTGGTTATAGCTCCTCACCCCGACGACGAAACCTTGTGTTGTGGAGGTTCCATTATACGTCATGTGACAAGGGGAGATGAAGTTCACGTCATTGTGGTCACGGATGGGAGATACGGAGCCCCTAAAGAAGAGCTGAGGGGGAGCAAGGAGCTCGTCGAGATGAGAATGCGTGAGTTGCATAGGGCAGTGAGGAGGCTAGGACTTACACCCAATGACGTAACCTTCCTGGGCTTTGAGGACGCGCATGTGAAATATAGGGTTAAGGAAGTGACGGATGCCCTTAGGGACGTGGTGAGGGACTTGAACGCCTCGTTACTGTATTCTCCACTTCCCTACGATGGTCACCCTGACCATTCAACCGTGGGGAAAATTGTAACGGGAATTAACGTCATGACAAGGTTCTATCTCATCTGGATTCCCATAGGGACAAGAAAAGTAGGATTGCTCCCACTGAGAAGGTGGAAGAGGGTGAAGGTTAACATTGAGGAATATAGGGAGAAAAAGGTCGAGGCCTTGAACGAGTACAGGTCTCAACTTGGGGGACTTACGAGGATCCTGGAAAGGTTGACTGGCAAATATGAGACTTTCTACCTCAGAGACACTTCCACTCCTTGA
- a CDS encoding glycosyltransferase, with amino-acid sequence MRVLAVVDFGLVEHSGGYKRNLEIMRRLPSYLEVDIVPSLRNVRLALSGHRDELISLLKDLKATVSLDALRDANSLEEFLKLLRPGKYDLALVYSNSGENVELASTLTNSPVGVQLQLEPFYRDLSTLFRIKFRGSTGRALTRFQRAVQESKEEERTWLSLIRAGKLNFAISVSRIPLTYSGLDQMIPYDVTTPGNAIDPEVSKVRREKEDYAVYFTRLIPEKGLFDVPLIWKRVNEHRDMRLYVMGQFLSEDDREEFTRLVRRLNVNVEYLGFRSGEDLYKVVAGAQFTLYPSHYDSFSLVVLESLALNTSVIAYDTPAIREIYRGVKGVHTVEEDNLSGMASLCLKQERSEVNVPEMYSSWDKVALAELASINRMARTFSINGIF; translated from the coding sequence TTGAGAGTTCTCGCAGTGGTGGACTTCGGCCTCGTGGAGCATAGTGGTGGGTACAAGAGAAACCTGGAAATTATGAGGAGGTTACCCTCCTACCTCGAGGTGGATATAGTTCCCTCATTGAGGAATGTGAGGCTCGCCTTAAGCGGGCATAGGGATGAGTTGATCTCCTTACTGAAGGACTTGAAGGCTACCGTCTCCCTCGATGCGTTAAGGGATGCAAACTCACTGGAGGAGTTCCTTAAACTCCTGAGACCAGGTAAATACGATCTCGCCCTCGTGTATAGTAACTCTGGTGAAAACGTGGAGTTAGCCTCGACCCTGACCAATTCCCCCGTCGGCGTTCAACTGCAACTGGAACCCTTCTATAGGGATCTCTCGACCCTCTTCAGGATCAAGTTCAGGGGGTCAACAGGGAGAGCCCTCACCAGGTTTCAGAGGGCAGTTCAGGAGTCCAAGGAGGAGGAGAGAACCTGGCTATCCCTGATTAGGGCGGGAAAGTTGAACTTCGCCATTTCCGTGAGCAGGATTCCCTTAACTTATTCAGGCCTAGATCAGATGATCCCATATGACGTCACGACCCCGGGGAATGCCATAGATCCAGAGGTGAGCAAGGTGAGGAGGGAGAAGGAGGATTACGCAGTCTACTTCACCAGGTTAATTCCCGAGAAGGGACTCTTTGACGTCCCCCTAATCTGGAAGAGGGTAAACGAGCATAGGGACATGAGGCTTTACGTGATGGGACAGTTCCTGAGCGAGGATGACCGGGAGGAGTTTACCAGGCTCGTCCGCAGACTTAACGTTAACGTGGAGTACCTGGGCTTCAGGAGTGGGGAGGATTTGTACAAGGTCGTGGCTGGGGCCCAGTTCACGCTTTATCCCTCGCACTACGACAGCTTCTCCCTTGTGGTGTTGGAATCGTTGGCCCTGAACACTTCCGTAATAGCTTATGATACACCCGCAATCAGGGAGATATATCGCGGTGTTAAGGGCGTTCACACCGTGGAGGAGGACAACTTAAGCGGTATGGCCTCCCTGTGCCTGAAGCAGGAGAGGAGTGAGGTTAACGTCCCTGAGATGTATTCCTCCTGGGACAAGGTAGCCCTCGCTGAACTCGCCTCAATTAATAGAATGGCCAGGACGTTCTCGATTAACGGAATTTTCTAG
- a CDS encoding HoxN/HupN/NixA family nickel/cobalt transporter, which translates to MDFKLKVGAFYALNLTILGILFLELVKFSQEARSSSISFFSLGILAFFLGLRHAVDADHLAAIDNSVRKLTQEGKSSLLVGTFFSLGHSSVVFLLSFGLVLSTRLVEGSIPSLEKLGSFLGTAISGGVLYLLGFLNFFVALEIYQLYKGVMRGEVDEERVDNVLQKRGLMGRYFRRLFSLIKNQYYLYPIGFLFGLGFDTASETALLAITATSSGLFSGVSTWYALLFPALFAGGMTLIDSTDGFFMNGAYRWAFSGDPLRKIWYNLTMTVISVMVAFVIGSLELLGLLQSELGLQGGMWSWIAWVNGGAEWGYVGVFIVSVFVVVWSLSATIYRVRVSRLSRSMSR; encoded by the coding sequence ATGGATTTCAAGCTGAAGGTTGGCGCATTCTACGCCTTAAACTTGACCATACTTGGAATCCTCTTCCTGGAACTTGTAAAATTTTCACAGGAGGCGAGATCATCCTCGATCTCGTTCTTCTCCCTGGGTATACTGGCTTTCTTCCTGGGATTGAGGCACGCAGTTGACGCGGACCACTTGGCAGCAATAGACAACTCGGTCAGAAAACTGACGCAGGAGGGGAAGAGCTCTCTCCTGGTTGGAACCTTTTTCTCACTTGGTCACTCCAGCGTGGTCTTCCTCCTGTCGTTTGGACTTGTGCTGAGCACCAGATTGGTGGAGGGAAGCATTCCAAGCCTTGAGAAACTCGGTTCCTTCCTCGGAACCGCGATCAGCGGAGGGGTTCTCTACCTGTTGGGGTTTCTGAACTTCTTCGTTGCCCTTGAGATATACCAACTATACAAGGGTGTCATGAGGGGAGAGGTAGACGAGGAGAGGGTGGATAACGTGCTACAGAAGAGAGGGTTAATGGGAAGGTACTTCAGAAGGCTATTCTCGCTCATTAAGAATCAGTATTACCTCTACCCCATAGGTTTCCTGTTCGGGTTAGGGTTTGATACGGCCTCAGAGACCGCACTCCTTGCCATCACCGCGACCTCATCTGGTCTCTTCAGTGGAGTATCCACATGGTACGCCCTCCTATTCCCAGCCCTATTTGCCGGTGGTATGACTCTCATAGACTCGACCGACGGATTCTTCATGAATGGGGCGTACAGGTGGGCCTTCTCCGGAGATCCACTTAGGAAAATCTGGTACAACCTCACCATGACAGTGATCTCAGTTATGGTGGCGTTCGTGATTGGATCCCTGGAGTTGTTGGGTCTCCTTCAGTCAGAGCTCGGACTTCAGGGTGGGATGTGGAGTTGGATAGCCTGGGTGAATGGAGGTGCAGAGTGGGGCTATGTGGGGGTCTTCATAGTCTCGGTTTTCGTGGTAGTCTGGAGCCTATCTGCGACGATTTACAGGGTAAGGGTGAGCAGACTCTCCAGGTCAATGAGCAGGTAA